Proteins co-encoded in one Conexivisphaerales archaeon genomic window:
- a CDS encoding lysostaphin resistance A-like protein has product MKIASLKLSYVSASIPLAYLLWFVTFYLRPFNFWFDISLSSLILFLVVITSGRKIPLVRKGLGMQSFVAVLSALILYLVFFFGNRLTYLLPSAGSYVQSIYALALGTNPLLLSVLLIFPIASGEEVFWRGFVQTSFSERYGNKTGYLISVLGDTTVHLSSLNPMLILSAFITSLVWAFIFLYTKSLLPSLTSHIIWDLLVFVLIPVR; this is encoded by the coding sequence ATGAAGATTGCATCTTTAAAGCTAAGTTACGTTTCAGCTTCTATACCTCTTGCATATCTTCTGTGGTTCGTAACTTTCTACCTGAGACCTTTCAATTTCTGGTTTGACATATCTCTATCTTCGTTGATTCTTTTTCTCGTTGTAATTACATCTGGAAGAAAGATTCCGCTTGTAAGGAAGGGGCTGGGGATGCAGTCGTTCGTGGCTGTACTTTCGGCATTGATTCTTTATCTTGTCTTCTTCTTCGGTAACAGGCTCACTTATCTCTTACCATCAGCAGGCAGTTATGTTCAGTCTATCTATGCATTGGCACTAGGTACAAACCCTCTTCTTCTTTCCGTCTTGCTCATCTTTCCAATAGCGTCTGGTGAAGAGGTCTTCTGGAGAGGATTTGTGCAGACCAGCTTCTCTGAGAGGTACGGCAACAAAACAGGCTACCTGATAAGTGTGCTTGGTGATACGACCGTCCATCTCTCATCTCTCAACCCGATGCTGATTCTTTCAGCCTTTATCACATCTCTTGTCTGGGCTTTCATATTTCTCTACACAAAAAGTCTGTTACCAAGTCTGACATCTCATATCATTTGGGACCTGTTGGTGTTTGTCCTGATTCCTGTAAGGTGA